The genomic window GTCTTATTTCACCCTGCTGTACCCTCCTCCGGATGCGTACCACGATCCTGTGCAGCCGGAGCACATTGTGATTGCCGGTGATAGGTATGATTCTATTCTCGGTAGTCTGGATAGCCACATGTTAACATGAGCTTATTAGTGCTGGCGGCAATCTTGCGCTCTCGCTGCTCCAGCTCATTCTCGAGCTCCGTCAGCAAGACTCTCGGATTCTATGGCACGGCGAGCTGCGTGAGGTTCCAATGCCAGCTGGCATTGCAGTTAACTCTCCCTGGGTAGACGTCACACAGAGCTCGCCGACATGGGAGATGACCACGCCGACGCCGTACGACTACCTCCCTAAGCCCGAGACCATGGACAAACTGGATATCCCGCCATGTGATGCCTGGCCCTCGAACCCGCCAAGGCGCAACATGTACATTGCCGACGACCTAGCAGCGCACCCGCTAGCATCTCTCGTCATGGCTCGTAGCTGGAAGGGCGCGCCGCCCGTCTACATATGCACAGGATGGGAGATCCTCGCCTACGAGGACAAGTACCTCGCGCGTAAGCTCGAGGCCGACGGCGTGCGGGTCGTGTTTGAGGAGTACGAGGCCATGCCGCACTGCTTCGCGCTGCTACTGCGCGACGTACCCGCCACGCGCCGGTGTTACGACGGATGGGCGGCTTTCATCCGCGCCGCTGTAGAAGACCCCGCAGCGATTGAGACGAGAGCTGTGACAGTCAAGGCGAGGACATTGGAAGAGGTGCCATTGCGGTTTGAAGAGCTCAGCGATGTGTCAGAGAAAGAGATACAAGAGAGGGTGCTGCAAAAGGCAGGGTTAGATGAGAGGTTGCTAGAGGTGCCAATTGCGAAGCTATAGGTGACATGTTAATGATTTGGCTTTTGCATATATGTTAGAATCCATATTTGGATGCCTATATGAATGATTGATATACGAGATACTTTTTATACATACAACCTACAAGCCTTCCATAATCCCCGTTATCAATCATAtcggcatcgtcatcacCCCCATCGGCTCCGCCCCCACAGCCTCCGGCTTCCGAACCCGACACCGGCCGGACCCACTAAAATTCTCCAACTTGCCTGATCCGCAAGCTCCAAGCTCCCTCCAACATCATTCAACCACCATCCCCGAGGGGTTCCCCACGATACCAATGGAGCGCCACAAGCAGGCTGTCGCCTCCATTGCCTCGGCCGTCCGCGGCTTCTTCGAGCGGCGCGAGCCATACCGCATCTTCCATGGCTCCACGAACAGCACCCGTCCTCAGCTGACCGGTAAGCCCGTCGTCGACATCAGCGCCCTTCGCAATGTTCTCCAGGTCGATCATGCCGCTCGCACCGCCCTTGTCGAGCCCAATGTGCCAATGGATAAGCTCGTCGAGTCCACTCTCAAGCATGGTCTCGTCCCCCCCGTCGTCATGGAGTTTCCCGGCATCACAGCCGGAGGCGGCTTCGCGGGCACGGCGGGCGAGAGCTCATCGTTCAAGTACGGTTTCTTCAACGATACGGTCAATTGGGCCGAGATTGTGCTCGGAAACGGAGAGGTTGTTCGTGCGTCGCGGGAGGAGCGTGCTGACCTCTTCCGCGGCGCCGCTGGTGCCGTCGGCTCCCTCGGCGTGACCACGCTGCTTGAGCtgcagctcaaggaggctAAGAAGTTTGTTCGCACTACATATCATCGCACCAGCAGCGTCGCCGAGGCCGTTGCCCGTATCCGCGCAGAGACCGAAAACCCCGCCAACGACTACGTCGACGGTatcctcttctccaaggaCCATGGCGTAGTTGTCACTGGTACCCTGACCGATGACAAGCCCGCCGATACCAAGATCCAGACCTTCAGTGGTGCCTGGGATCCCTGGTACTACCTCCACGTCCAAGATCGCACTCGCAACGTTCCCTCCGCTGGTCCTACCGTTGACTCCgccgcctcgtcctcctctcctGTCGATTACATCCCCCTCGCTGAATACTTCTTCCGCTATGACCGTGGCGGCTTCTGGGTAGGCGCAGCAGCCTTTGACTACTTCAAGGGTGTACCCTTCAACCGATTCTTCCGCTGgttcctcgacgacttcCTCCATACTCGCATGCTCTACCGCGCCCTCCACGGCAGCGGTGAATCCGCCCGCTTCATCGTTCAGGACCTCGGGCTGCCCTACCGCACCGCCGAGGCCTTTGTCGACTACACGGCCGAGAACTTTAACATCTGGCCCCTTTGGTTGTGTCCCCTGAAACagactcctcctcccacctTCCACCCGCACACTGGTGAGGCCGAGACTGCTGCTGACGGCACTGTGTCGACCCCTCCGTCTCTGAACATTGGCTTATGGGGCTGGGGCCCCACTGACCCGGATGAATTTGTTACCAAGAACCGCGCTCTCGAGGACAAGCTTGTCGAGCTAGGCGGTCTTAAGTGGCTTTATGCGCACACCTACTACAACGAGGAGGAGTTCTGGAAGCTCTATGACAGACCCTGGTATGAGGCTCTTAGGAAGAAGTACCACGCCGATACGCTACCGACCGTCcacgacaaggtcaaggttgatGTCGAGGCCCGCAAGGAGCAGCGTCAGAAGTGGAAGCGCTCCCTCAAGAGCAAGCCGCCGTTGGGTGGTCTGTATGGTATCTGGAAGGGTATCCAGAGCAAGGATTACATGCTGCATCGCCACGCCGAGTGGaagttcaaggagaagaaataGAGGATTCCCTGTATGAGTATTGAGTGTTAGAGTTGATAGAGCCAAGGCTTTTTTAGTCTTGCTGCCGAGAGGCCTGTATACAAGGTTTTGGGTATATAGAAAAGTCTTGGTTGTACACAAGCGAGGTCAAATACCAAAGGATACCGATTTACTTGGAAATAGATGTCTTGTATTCAAATGCCGACATCTTCTGTGCGCCAAATGGTCGCATCTATGGGCCTTGACAGCTTCCAGCATAAATCAGCTTCTCAGGAGAGACAATATCCCCAATATTTACACAAGCCTCCGTGTCCACCATCGTAGGCTCAATTAGGGGGAATCCGCGTCAATCTCCTTTGCGCCCAAGGCGCAAGTCTATCATCAAGCGTTGTAGTTCGCCTCCCAATGCGTCTAGTTTCCTCCCCTCTCAAGTCGTCATGTTCATGATATGCTCTCGGTCCAGGGTCGCGACTCTTGTGGGCTAGGCCAGCAAGTAGAAAAAAACCCAGGTCAAAAATGAACGAGAAGCAGAAGGGTCATAAAGCTGAACGGGTGCGGGCCCTCTATTCCTTGATAGCGTACTCGCGCTTGAACATGTCGTCGACCTTGGTAAGGTAGTAAGTTCCAGGGACAATGCCGGAGATCTCACCCTTGGGGGTGTAGTCCTTCTGGAGGTGAGCCTGCTTTCGGAGATCGCACATCTGTACAAAGTTAGCGACTGCTTGAACTGTAACTGTCTCATCCTTCACTCACCTTGTCGTAGTTCTCAGGGGGCACGGCGCGGCGGGCAGCGAGGCGGGTGGGGATGTCGAGAACGTCAGAGATGCGCTCGACGTTGCCGTTGATGCGGAAAGACATGAAGCTGGCAGCGAGGCCGGAACCGTAGCTGAAGAGACCAATTCGCTTGCCCTCGAGAGCCTTGTTGTCGACGACGCTGATCAAGCTGGCCAGACCACCCCAGACACTGCCGCAGTACATGTTACCAACGTTGGTGGCAACCTGGATGGAGGGGTTGACGCGCTCCTGGAAGCGCTTCTTGGTGAGACCCATGAAGGtcttctcaacaaccttgTCGGTCAGAGACTTCTCGTAGTCCATGTCGCGGAGCTCAGGGGCGACCTCGGCGAAAGCCGGGGAGTCGGCGTTGGCAAGGTAGTCGTGGTAGAGGAGTCGGGCATAAGACTTCTGGACGAGCTTGCAAGTAGGGGAGTGGAAGGCAAGGTAATCGAAGCGGTCGAGGTTGGTTCGGTTAGGGTCACTGCCGTTGGTGACACCGTTGGTGGACTGCTTGGCCTCACGCTTGCAGTAGTCACGGTAAGCGGCATCGAGAGCCTTGGTGTAGCAGTTGATGGAGTAGTGGCCGTCGACGTAGGGGTACTCGCTGGTCAGGTCGGGCTTGTAGAAGTCGTAGGCGTGCTGCATGTAGGTACCGCGCAGGCCGGGCTCAGCGACGATAGGAGCGTTGGGGCCAATGAGCAGAGCAACGGCGCCAGCACCGCCAGTGGGACGGGCGTTGCCCTTGGCGTAGAGGGCAATGTCACCAGCCACAACAATACCATCACGGCCGTCCCAAGCAGAGGACTCAATCcagttgatggtgttgaagacggCGTTGGTACCACCGTAGCAGGCGTTGATGGTGTCGACACCCtcgatgttggtgttgtcacCAAAGAGCTGCATGAGAACAGTCTTGAccgacttggacttgtcgaggagggtcTCAGTGCCGACCTCGAGACGACCAATTGAGTTGGGGTCAACGTTGTAGTTCTTGAGGAGGTTCTTGGTGGCGGTCAGGGCGAAGGAGTAGATGTCTATCATGAAAGAAGAACAGAATCATGTTAGCAACGTGTTGCAGAGCGTGTGAAGCCAGGCGCGTCGCCATGGATCATTTGCTGAGCTCGGGACCAAACTTACCCTCGCGATCATCGCAGAAGGACATCTTGGTCTGGCCAAGACCAATGGTGTACTTTCCAGTGCTGACTCCATCGAACTTCTCGAGCTCAGTCTGCTCAACATACTAGAGTGAGGCGGATTGTGGTTAGCTGAGGGCGTCATCGAGGGCTTGCGATGGAGGGGCAGGCGCTGGAATGGAGGGGCACACGACCCAGGAACCCGAACACGAGAATAACGCAgggacctttttttttaattgaAAAAGTTTTGGTGAGGGGCAGCGGCCAACAACAATACATTCCCCAATGCTCAGAGAGCAATTGAGGCACGAGAGCACGGGGCAGAGGGAGGACCCTGACTTACCTGGCTGGGGAAGTAGATctcaatggccttgatgccaaTGTTCTGAGGACGGGCGGCCATGGTGAAAGATTTGGGAGGTGTTTGTCTTTCGTTGAGAGGTGAcggtggaggaagatgaagacaagaagaagaggtagaagaagaggaagaggatgtggagatggaggagagacgAGATATAATAACCACCAGGAAGGAGAGAAGGGAAGGGGGGGAGGGACCCGGAAGAAGGCGCGAGATTGCGGGTTTGTTAACTGAGATTGAGATTGGATCTCGAAACGAAATCTAGACGGAGCCCAAGCCTCTGGGGGGTGATGGATGTTCAGGCGGCGCGGCGGGGGGGCAAGCTTCGGGACTTGGAGGGGTGAAGGGAGTGACCTATGATTGTTGGGCAAATTAGTTAGATCCAGAGGTATCAGGTTTTTCACCGCCCTTTGGCTTTGCCGCTGGACGATTGGCAATTGTGCTTGCTATCGAGGTATTTTGGGGGGGCTGGGTGCAGTAATTGGGCTAGGCAAatgtcttcatcctcggccgTGACCATGATGCATGGGATCCGACCTGGGAGACGGCACGGTGGGAGGGATGCTAAGACCAGACCGCCAGGACAATGACAATCATTTGTCCTGGTTGAGTCGAATGCATTGAGCACCTGGATTAGATCCGTAGATGTGTGCTACGCGAGATGTTGTGCTCTGTGTTTATCATGGAAGCACAACCTGCCCTCGCAAGACACTCGACTCTCTGCCTGCTCCATGACCACTGCAACTGCACTTCATGCAGCCCGCAGACAGAGTCTCTTGCCTCCTCCCTCCCGTCTCCTGTCAGGGGCACGCCTCAACCGGTGGGCGCCGAAGGGGGAAAAAAACGTGGTGGGCTTGACGTTTCGTTGTCTGTGGTGGGAGTGGGCTTGGGTGCTGTTGGTGGGACTTACACGGGGATAGCGAGAAGGCTGTTTGGAAACACGAACACGACAACTGGTTGGTTGGTCGATCAAACTTGGGGAAGGTGTTGGTTCTAGCCGGCGAGATGCTCTTGATGCAGCTGTTATCTGGTCAAAGTATGGGGAGGGATGGGAATCCTTTATATAGACGTCAATCTCTTGTGCTAGATGGGTGTAAGTGCGGGTTTGGCCAAGATTGTCCCCGTGTCGTCTGCTTAGGTTGTGTAAATGTTGAGGTGCTTGTTTGCTCCGAGGTGTTTCCAGATACCCGATCTGCCGGCCCAAGCCCTGCCTCCCATGCCCGGTCGCCACTCAAGAGGTACTTCTTTCAGAGAGGTACAAAGACTGCCTCGAGCTGTACCTGTTCTAATTCGGCGCAAAATTCTCTGCTTGGTGATCCAACCCACTCTGAGTTTTCATTATCTGATCCCACGCTGCACTCTCACAGGCAGCTTAGCAGCCCAAACTCCACCGAGACCGGCTCTAGCTgtcgccatccatccatcacagagtggatgggatggggcaGAAGAGACCGGAGCTCAGGGCCAGAGCCAGTCCCATTTCAGGGGACCACCCGCTAACGCTACTGTCGGGTGGTACCCAGGGGCTAGATGTTGTAGCGGGGGCCACAGCGTATCATCGCCCAGCATCACCCACAGTCGCACTTGCCCTGTCTGGCATTGTCCTTCCAGAGGTGGTCACCACACCCGTTTCCATTCTTCCACGACTCCACCattccatcttcttcatcaacctCACCCTTGTGTACTTAGCCGCACATCAACGGTAGCCATTCGCGTTCACCAGGAAACACCCTCGTCGTGAACTGTACCCTACCCGAGAACAATCTTGACGCCATCTTATTCCCTTTCGCTTTGGCTGCATGCATTGACCTTTCTGAGGGCGCTGTTCCGCACTCATGTGTGATGGGCACCACTCAGCAAGCGTCCCACTCCCTCAGCACTTGTGCTTCGTTTGCTCCATGTGCCATCGGCATTCTCCTTCTTTGGGATATCCCTACCAGATCCAGATCTAGGTATTCCCGGGTTCAATCTCGGAGTCGGATCATGGTTTCTGTCATAGATGATCTCGAAACCCTGTCGAGGCGAGCATCATGACATGGCTCGACCAGTTCTATCTTGCTGGGCCTGACATGTCAGAAGAACCCTCAACCATGCTCTCAACTCCATGGCCCTTCTTCAGTCAGTTCACGGCCGAGGTTCTCGTAACCCCCATGCTCCATTACCTTCTCGCCACGTCCATGAGGAATTTATTGTCCTGCGTCCCACGCCATGACCACATCTCTAGCGTCATCTTCCCGGTTTGTCCCTCGTCGATGCGACCTTTGGACCATTTCCTGACTTGTGACGACGTCAACTTGCCCACCATTATCAATCGCTAAACTTGAGGACCGCCGCATTCCGTTCTTCGGCGTGGGTCGACAAGGACCCTTCTAAGTCTGATGCAGCTAGCCTCACGTCTTTTGCCTCAACCGTCCCGAGACTTGAGACACTTGGGCGTCTTAGTCCCCGGCTATATCCCACCTAAGATAATCAACGTGCAGGATCCTGCATCCCAGGCACCACCATCAGGCTTGATTATCGCTCGAGGACTCCGGCCGGCTCGCCTGGGGCTTGGGTGGGCAGGGCACGTTGCGTACATAAGCCGCGGGGGTGTTGCGAACTATCACGTACCCGTACCCAGTTGCTTCGCGTCGAGCGGTATGAAAAGAGACCAAAGGATCTTTGCAATTTAAGAATCCATGAAAAGCTGAGAATACGCAAGACACTACGTATGTCTCTAGTGTCGTTATTCGGTCTCTTATTCGATTTTCGCTCTCTTATTCGACTCTTCGCTCTCTTATTCGGTCCCTCTTATTCGGGTTGAAGCTACTCCAAGCCGCATTGCTTCTTTGTACCAGGTCGCAAGCCCAACTTCATCACCCACGCAGGTCCCTTGTCCGCTTCGGCACGTCATTAGTCTCATCCCACGGCTCCCACGGCGGCTTGCGTCCGGCCATTCATGGCTGGACTTGCTGCGTGGGTTCTTTTCGATCCCGACTTGGCTGCTCCGGTCGAATGCCGAATATCCCTCTTACTCTCCGCTGTTGCGTGGAGCCGCGCATCTAGTCGAAGCAAATCTGCACTGACCTTGCCGGCCTAGGTTGTGCCCTGGGGCTCATTGGCTTGATCACTTCGATCTCCCAGGGGCCAATCCTTCCACATCTCTCTGCCGAGACTAGGGATGCCCGTTGCCCCTCGTGTTCTCTGGCCGGCGGCTTTACTGCCAGTGGAGGCCTTGACAGTACCGGTACCTCATGTCTTGGGGGACTTTGCACGATTGATTCCTAACCGCATCAATGCAAGGTAAGTTTTGATTCAAAATACTTGACTATTACAACTTGCACCCTGTTGGTATAATGAAAGGTACATGTCAAGTTGCAGGTGCTATTCTAACTATTGACTGATGTACTTGGTGCGAAAATGACAAACCCCAACGCCTATGATGCTCTACCACATGGGTGGCCATTTTTGTTCTCGTTTATGTCTCGTACAGTTGCGTTTCCGCGATATGCTGGTTGTTAGGTTGTTCATGAGGTTTGGTCTGGGGTGTCATAACCAGAATCAGAGGTGCCCTTGGGTCTCTTGGCTGCAGCATCCTCCTTGTCATCCTTCttagcctcctccttggtttCCTCTGTGGTCTCATTCTTGGtctcttccttggcctcgctCTTGGGCTCTTCCTTGGGCTCacccttgggcttctcagcctctgccttcttctcttcagccTTTTCGGCCTTGtcatccttgtccttcttggcttcgtccttcttggtctcgttCTCCTTCTCAGACTCGGAATCAGAATCAGAATCGGAAGAATCAGAACCAGAGCTCTCGCCGTTGCTGCGACGCttagccttggccttcttcttgcgagCCTTGCGACGCTCCTCCTTGCGGAccctcttggcctcggccttgcgggccttctcttcctccttgcgcttcttctcggcatcatcaatctccttctgcttcttctccttgcgggTCTCGACTATCCACTCATCCACAGCCGCGATGGCAGCCTCAGGATCCCGCTTGTGCTTGAGGAGTAAGCCCTGGATCTCAGCGGGACTGAACTCATGCTCGGGAAGCGCGGCAGCAAACTTTTCGGCGAGGGCCTCAATGCGCTCTGTGAGTTCAAGACGttccttctcttccaagGCAGCATTCTTTTGAGCGACTTCGGGATCGAGTTCGTCAGACTTGGGCTGAGGAGAGTTCTCTCCTTCGTAAGGGGCATAGATGGCGCGGAAGATGGAAGAAATCATGCCAGAGTCGGCGAGGCCAAACTTGACAATCATGTCGACACGGCCAGGACGAATGAGAGCCTTGTCCAACTTCTCGAGGTGGTTGGTGGTCATGATGAGGACGCGACCCTCCTGAGAGGCCACACCATcgaggatgttgaggagaCCAGAGAGGGAGAGTCTACCAGGGAGGAGAGGGACAGCAGCGCCCTTTCCAGGGACAACCGGAGCGACAGGGGCTGCGACAGTTTCCTGTGTGGCGCcctccttgccctcttcACGAGTGTGGGTAAGACCGGCGGTATCGATATCCTCGAGCAGGACAACGCATCGTCGAGGAAGATCGGCGAAAAGAGAGGCCAGGTTCTCCTCATTTGCCATGGCGGAACTCAGGCTGACCATGTAGATGCGCATTCGGAAAAAGCCAGCGAGGGCGAGACTGAGAGAACTCTTTCCAGTACCAGGGGGACCATAAAGGAGATAGCCACGACGGTAGGGGATACCACGGTTCGAGTACCAACGGCGAGTGCTTGGGTTAAGGTAGTCGGTAACGTCGTCAAGGAGGTCCTTCTTTACCTTCTCGTTGAGGATGACGGTGGAAACGGGACGACTGGCACGGGTCATGCAGCGCTGCCAGGTAGGATCACCGCCGTTGCTGCCAGAGGCACCGCGGTAGATCAAAGTCTTGCTCTCGTCCTTCTTCAGGTACTGCGCACGGGCATCGATGAGGAGCTCCTTGAGGATGCGGGGGTTGCGGCCGAAGCAAGAGATGGAGATTTCCTCACGCTCGCTCACGACAAGGAAGCCAGACTGTTCGCGGTTCTCGTGGCGCTCGAACAGCAGAAGGTGACCTTGATACCAGAAGAAGTGGGTGCCAAATGATGGAGTGTACTGGAGAGGCTTCTTGCGGGGGGCAGAGCCGTGAGAACCGTCACCGTCGCCATCCTCATACtggtcctcatcctcgtcccaACGCCAGAGGAACCAACTTCGAGAGTTGATGTTTGTGTTGACGATGAAGCGGCGAGAGCTTCGGGCGAATTTCTGGCTCGCAACCCAGGACATGATGATATTGTAgatctcgtcgtcggtgCGAATGCGGACGACAGACATGAGATACTTTTCAATCATGCCCCAGGCATAGTCGCTGATGTAGGTCCAGGCGAAGGTGATTCcagagatgacgaggaggaggggaatGTAGATGTTGAGGTCGATACCGAGGTATGCCTGAATGGCAGAAGAAAAGACACTAAAACCGGGGATGAGAAAGTCGAGAAGAGCGAAAGGGACTTGAGGCTTGAAAGCTACGTCAGGGACTCCCAGGCCGGGACCCGAGGCGTTGATGTTATCCATGATGAACGAAGCTGACGCAAAACGCAGCGAGAGTGGTGATATCACGGTGTGTTGTTTTGTCGAAGATATCCGCCACTGAGAGGGAGTGGGTTGCCCAGGATAGTCTACGGCAGAGACTAGAGGACTAGATGGGGAAAGAACCAAGACTGCAGAAGCAGATGTCGTGATgtgaggagaagagagagaaaagtgCAAGTCGAAACAAGCGAGGAATTTATACCTCTTGTCCACGTAGACGATGTAGGTACATGATCGCATCTAATGCATATAAGACGATGCGGCCTGCAGTCCGCCCGCCAGAATGGATACACCCAGGCCCGAAGGAGGCATCCGTTTCCAGCCTTACAAGGCGGGGAGGAGACAAGGAGGGATGCATCTTACGAGAAGAGACCTCTGATTGGACACAAGGGTAAGACGGCGACCTGAGTCACAGCCCGTATCTCGAGCTCCAGACCTCTTTTGGGTCTTATTGCGTCCCGCGAAACTAGGCATCCACGGCCTTGGGGATTGAAAATGTACGAGGGGCCAAGTCTAGGCAGCGCTTACGGGGTCGTGGTGAGCGCAGAATGGGCCTTTACTGGTCAATGGGACATATGCATCAATTGCCTGAAAGATGGGGGCTTCTCTCTGTGCGTGTTCAATAAAGTCTCCGTGGTGGATGCAATGGATGTCTGCGTTGGACAAGGAGAGCGCACATGATGACCGCACCTAGCTGATCACGCGACAATGAAGCCTgggacaagaaaaaaaaaacatggtTCCAAAGTCCCCCTTTGATGATTGCCTTGGTTTGCCAATGAATCCAGAGTATCAAACAGTATggagtaaaaaaaaaaatatgcGTCGTTGTGTTCCCGCAGCGGGGAACCAAAGCCACAATCAAAGCCTCCCGCCTCGCCGCAGAGTCACAGCGGAGATGCCGTTCCCCGCTAAACCACCACCCGGGAGTGGCTGTGCTCATTTGATGCACCGTCTGCTCGGATGAGGTCATCACGGCATGTGTCGTTCAAAGGGCCTCCGATGAGTTGTTTGGCCAATTGCGATGAGTTTGTGATTAGGCAAACTCCAAGGCTTTTCATGTCTGTGCATGTTGACGCCATGTTATTGAACAATGGATCCATTATTGCTTGCTGGTGCTTTTTTTGTTGTCGTCATAGGTGGTCTAGAACGTCTTTAGCAAGACGAATTGGAGAAATCAGGGTACCTTTTTAACTAACGGTTTAGGAATAACACGGCGATACCATCATGTTGTAGCCAAGGCAGGTCAATACGTGACAGCAAATCATGTTGTTCGCAGCCACTGTCGTGCTGGATACTGTAGTCCTAATAGAACCTTGTTTCATATTGGTTCCCTCTTACAAGACGAAAAACACTGCATCACCTTCCAAGTGAATGTCTACGGTTTAACGGACCTTGGATCAAGCAAGTGGCAAACGCCAACTCGGAGCAAAGCTGCCTGGCAGCTCCAGCCACACTTGGGTTAGGTGACGTACCCTCACTCGCCACAGAACCTCGGCTTTGCCACATTGAGGTATAAGAGGAGAAGTCCTCACAACGACACTTGAACAGCAACTCTACTTTCCATCAACAAAGCGCCCTTTTTGAATCGAATTCTATCTCTAAAACCAGTCAAAACACACCAAGCACCACAAAACCATCCTCTCAATAATCATGGGCCTCCCCACCTTCTCCGAGTCCACAACCAAGGACCAGACCCCGCAGCAAGAGACTCAGACCGAGCAGGTCGCTACCGGCGCTGGGGCCAACACGGGCGCTGGCGTGACAAGGCCCaagactgaggaggagaaggaagctgATCGTCTTTACGAGGAGGCAATGGAGGAGGAGTATGCTAAGCGTGAGGGTGGCTCTTAGATGGGAAAAGTTTGTGTCatgatcttgatgatgggaCGACATATAAAGTAGGAAACTCTACTCAATAATTAATCAAAAATTTGGTGGTTATGGTATCTCAACGAATTAATGTTAATGTGGAAATGAAGAACACAAGACTACTCCCATCACTCAAACTGAGGATGGCTCCATTTGCTATCAATATTACAAAAGCAGCATAGTAGCTGGAGGATCCAAGTGTTTCCACTTGTTTTATCTGCTACAACGTTTGCTAGTTTCTTTGTCCATGTGAGACGAGCAGTGCCATGTTTAATGAAGTGTTGGGCAGTTAAGCTGCCTAAGCCACAGACGATTTcactatataactataggatgAACCAAGAATAATTTGGTGAAAAGATTCGGTAGATTCTCTTCCACGCCCATCATAGTCATTGGGTGTTGCTATCTCTGTCCATGTCACCAAATAACGGGCTTTATCAACTCTTTAGACACCTTTTCCATAACGACGACAACTTTGAACCCTGGATATCTAAACTAAAACAATATAGCATTACCACTGCACCCAAAACCACAAAAGCCTGTCAAGTAGATGCTACTCAGCCCTCATGCTCCGTGCCTTGATAGCCACCTGTAACCCTGGGATCAACCTCATCCCAGTCCGGCAGCCAAGGATGCCTCCTATGCCCAAAGGCGTCCAGGCTCCTCCACAGGGGCTTCTGGATCAGATGGCCGCCGTGCGAAAAGACAAACGCCCCGTCGCCGTCCCACTGCAGCTGCCAGGGCCCGTTGGGCGCG from Fusarium falciforme chromosome 2, complete sequence includes these protein-coding regions:
- a CDS encoding Hydroxymethylglutaryl-CoA synthase — translated: MAARPQNIGIKAIEIYFPSQYVEQTELEKFDGVSTGKYTIGLGQTKMSFCDDREDIYSFALTATKNLLKNYNVDPNSIGRLEVGTETLLDKSKSVKTVLMQLFGDNTNIEGVDTINACYGGTNAVFNTINWIESSAWDGRDGIVVAGDIALYAKGNARPTGGAGAVALLIGPNAPIVAEPGLRGTYMQHAYDFYKPDLTSEYPYVDGHYSINCYTKALDAAYRDYCKREAKQSTNGVTNGSDPNRTNLDRFDYLAFHSPTCKLVQKSYARLLYHDYLANADSPAFAEVAPELRDMDYEKSLTDKVVEKTFMGLTKKRFQERVNPSIQVATNVGNMYCGSVWGGLASLISVVDNKALEGKRIGLFSYGSGLAASFMSFRINGNVERISDVLDIPTRLAARRAVPPENYDKMCDLRKQAHLQKDYTPKGEISGIVPGTYYLTKVDDMFKREYAIKE